One part of the Sarcophilus harrisii chromosome 5, mSarHar1.11, whole genome shotgun sequence genome encodes these proteins:
- the HTR5A gene encoding 5-hydroxytryptamine receptor 5A codes for MDWPLNFTGSFLTLPSPFPTNGSSGPENLGPSQPPLSIFGVLVLTLLGLLVVATFMWNLLVLATILRVRTFHRVPHNLIASMALSDVLVAALVMPLSLVHELSGRRWKLGRRLCQLWISCDVLCCTASIWNVTAIALDRYWSITRHLDYSLRIRKRLSNVMITLTWLLSAVISLAPLLFGWGETYSADKEECQVSREPSYTVFSTVGAFYLPLCVVLFVYWKIYKAAKFRIGSEKTNSVTPVPEAVEVKEVLHQPQMIFTARHAMVTFQNDGETWREKKEKKAALMVGILIGVFVLCWIPFFVTELISPLSSWNIPPTWKSIFLWLGYSNSFFNPLIYTAFNKNYNSAFKTFFSRQR; via the exons ATGGACTGGCCTTTGAACTTCACCGGCTCCTTtctcactctcccctcccccttcccgaCCAATGGGAGCAGTGGCCCTGAAAATCTTGGCCCCAGTCAGCCCCCACTTTCCATCTTTGGCGTGCTAGTCCTCACCCTGCTGGGTTTACTGGTGGTGGCGACCTTCATGTGGAACTTGTTGGTCCTGGCCACCATCCTCCGCGTGCGCACCTTCCATCGGGTACCCCACAACCTGATAGCCTCCATGGCCCTCTCTGACGTGCTGGTGGCAGCCCTGGTCATGCCCCTGAGTTTGGTGCACGAGCTGTCCGGGCGCCGCTGGAAGCTGGGCAGGCGGCTGTGTCAGCTGTGGATCTCCTGCGACGTGCTGTGCTGCACTGCGAGCATCTGGAACGTGACCGCCATCGCCCTGGACCGATACTGGTCTATCACCCGTCACCTGGACTACTCTCTCCGGATTCGCAAGCGCCTCTCCAATGTCATGATCACCTTGACCTGGCTGCTCTCCGCAGTCATCTCGTTGGCCCCTCTGCTCTTCGGCTGGGGGGAGACTTACTCGGCGGACAAGGAAGAGTGTCAGGTGAGCCGCGAACCCTCCTATACCGTCTTCTCCACTGTGGGCGCCTTTTACCTTCCCCTCTGCGTGGTGCTCTTTGTTTATTGGAAGATCTACAAAGCTGCCAAGTTCCGCATAGGCTCCGAGAAGACCAACAGCGTCACACCCGTGCCCGAAGCCGTGGAG GTAAAAGAGGTCCTCCACCAACCTCAGATGATATTCACTGCTCGTCATGCTATGGTGACCTTTCAGAATGATGGAGAgacatggagagaaaaaaaggagaaaaaggcagCTCTGATGGTGGGCATCCTTATTGGTGTGTTTGTGCTTTGCTGGATCCCATTCTTCGTCACTGAGCTCATCAGTCCTCTCAGTTCTTGGAATATCCCTCCCACCTGGAAGAGCATATTCTTGTGGCTTGGctattccaattcctttttcAACCCTCTAATCTACACAGCTTTTAATAAGAACTACAATAGTGCCTTCAAGACCTTTTTCTCTAGGCAGCgttga